ATTTTATTTACATGGAAATACAAGTCATACAAACTTACAAATGTATAAACTTGAGATCAATGTTAAGGACTCTGACTCCTTCCCATTTGTACAATCTAACTAGCCGTTGTACCCTTCTAAACAACAACATTTTATCAGAAGTTCATATAGAGAGACAAAACACACAGAAATTCCCCCCAAAAAAACATACATTCACGCATAGAACTAACTCTATCAAAATCTTGCAGTCAGACCAGTCATGTAAACATTGAGAAAGTTAGCCAGCTTCTGGAATAGAGTGAACCGAGTATAACGGTTCACGAATAGGAATCATAGAAGCCGTCTTTTAAAGTTTCGAGAAGTTGATTGGTATGTACGAACCAGTAAACCTACTCCTATACCAAGTCCAAGACAAATCCCAAGTCCAATGCCTACTCCAACTCTTACACCAGCATTAAACCATGATAGTTCACCGTCTTCACCGTCCAAATACTCGGTTCTCCTCCAGTACATGTCACCGTAATCTTCTTCATTTTCTGGCTTGTAACTTCTATACTCTGATACCTGCAATTAGAATTTATACGAGGGATGAAATCCTTTAAAGAAATATGAAAGTGTTTAATATTGAATAGTCAATACTAATATTTGCATAATTGATGGCTTCCGTTGAGCAAGATTTAGCATTTTCATTCCGAAATTTTACGTCATATCGACTCTAAAATGTCCTAATGAAGGAAAACATAGTATTTCATGGGTTACTGAGTATGACATAATTGTCTACAAAGAGAGAGAGGAAGCAAACAGGTAGGACAGCTGACATCCATCCAAAACATGATATGCAACAATAAAACAGAAGAGTAATCTTTTTCGTTATGTCTCTCAAAACATGATAtgcaaattatataaaaaaatagaaactttGTTCTTGGATGAGCAACCAAGCAATTAGACCATCATATAAAGCAAACTAGTTATGGGAAGAGTACTTCTTTGTGTACTAGGAAGAAAATTAACAAATAGCCATTAGCTTGTTTGCCCATCAATGAATACTTTTCTAAATGATAACCTTGTGCACCCATCAAGTGTAATATCACCGTGGTCATCTAAGCTACATTTGTCGAGCAAGTTCATCTTCTATGACATATCTTCCATTACAAGCTCAATCATAACAATTGTATAAGAAGAAAGCCATAAAAGCATTAACAAAACCATAAATAATCGGCCCAATTTAATTACAGCATTAATTTTTTCACCATTTAGAGTCATATCCTATCACCTAGTTTCTATGACAATGTTAACTTAATACTAAAAAAAACCACACCATGACATTAGAAGGTGAATATCATTATTTGCTGGCATGTCTCTGATTGCACCTACCCTGGTGATTTCGAAAGTTAAACAATGAACAACTGTACTAAAATCAATTACACAAGCAAATGATGAAGAAGCAGAGGTCAACAATGAAATGCACAGAATGCCTAAGAGATGGTGGGACCCAAGTGTGGACACCAGCCAGCCCTCACAGGGCTTCCCATTCCGTCAGGATTTGGCAGAGGAAGGATATTGAAAATAATACAACAGAACAAGGAGAAAACGAGGAAACATAATAATATCTTATCAATTGAAAATGGAGCCTGCCCATGCCCATGTCACATCTAGGATAAGATGCCTTTTGCCATTCCAAGCATGTGATGTTCAACAAGTAAGAGCACTAAACACATGTTTTGAGACAGGAAGCACATTTGAATTCATATTCCATCACACATAACAAGAAAAAAGATAATCTTGCCCAAATCAAATTCCAAAACAGCTCATACAATCATACTAATAACTATTCTAACACAAAGATAAGCTTGTCAATGCACACTATCAAATTATATTACCAATGTATTAAAGTCTAATACGAAAATGCTCAGATGCATACCTGCAGATCTTGTTCAGATGAAACGATTTTCTCTGATTCTGTGGTCTCATACTCCGGAATTGCATCCAACATGCCTTTCCTAATATGCTTCTTCCGATAACCAAGCTGCAACGTCTTGGTTAATATGATGGGCATACCGGCAAAACAGCCCGTAACATAGACCTCAATAGTTGGTAATTCAGTACCAGCAATGTGTTTCCCTTTCAAAAAGCCAGTAACGGCTGTGACATCTGATTCACAATTCATACTCCACTTCTTCGTATTGCTGTTTGATTCCGCGATAAAACCATTGCTGGAACACATCTCCAAAACTCCGGATAGAATAAGATCATCAGAgtcaaaaacttcaaatttcaCACTCCCTGTGAATCTAACACTATCCGTGCTAACAAAAGTAGCTTCTTCAGATTTCTTATCGACTCGATCCCTTCTTAGGAAGGAAGAAACACCGTCGGAATTCATGCTACATCGAACACCATTAACTTCTAAAAGGGTATCAGGGCTTAAAGGGATATGATTGAGAGTGAGAAACTCCGGGGTCGAATCATCAACCTTGAAATTACTAATTCTAACATAAAACACTCTCAAATCAAACCATGGTGAAGAAAACTTGGTACAAAGTTGGAATGGAGAATATCTAACGATCTGTAGATTGGAATTCCTTGCTTCATCACCATTGCTTGATGTTTCATAAGGATCCTCCATGATGATGATTCAGAAACCTTAAAATTAATCCTCAGTGAAATTCAAATTCCCCCAATTTGAATTGGATTGAAAGCATCTAGatgaaaaaaagtaaaaatttaaatcagacaattatgtattattttattaaggaaaaaaaaacaagatgAAGAAACCAGAATGGTCAGAGTCACATGAATCCATACAAATAGATTAGGGAGAGCTAACATTTAGGAAACAGAAACCCTTGAATTAAGGATTAAAGAATAGATTTGATCCAATTGCTGTAGCTGACAGATTGAGAGATAGATCACTTCTTCTAATAACATAAACCAAACAAATAGAACTTCAAATAATCATTTTCAAGCTATTTTATCAGAGCatccaaaaatagaaaaagagatAATCTCTGATTAGTTATTTCTTGCCCGAAtccttaaaattaaaataatagtatgtTACAGTccaatttattgaaaaaaaaagtaccCCATATAAAGAATTAGCAAGAAACAAGAACAGAGGATCCATATAGAAAACAGAGCAACCTACCAGTACTAATTATTCAATTTCACTAATTTCAATTCACTCAATCAAAACATCAAACCCAACACTACGTAAAAGTTGTTTATTAGTTTTTGAACAGTGCCAACAATTAAGATTTGGAGAAATGAGAACCacagaaaagaaaaggaaaaagctTACCACAAAATGTTGAAGCCACAGAAAGAATAGAGAAAGAGAGGGGCATTCATAATAAGGACTAATTCCATCAAAATCTATCTAAAAGACAGACACAGCCGACTTGTGAAATCGCTTTCAAGCCATAAGAATTAgataatttgatataatttacCTTAATCACCAAAACTGGTGGCTCTAATGGATTAGACGATGAGACCTTTTGGTCTTCACCAAACAGTATCTCTGACCCACTCAAATACATGTATAGCATATAGTATATGAATTGTAATATGGTATACCAAAGtatatatatagagaaaaaTGGGCAAATTCAAGTGATTTGTGGCAGATGCCTCTTGACGGAcaatatttgttttttgttttctataAATTTGTGAGACAATGGGCTTTTGTCTGAATCTGAAGTTTCGTGTGCTGTAATAACAtttctttaattattgtttatattatagTAATATAAGATTATCATGAATTTATGGTCTTATCCGATTGAGAGACCTATGGAAATTGCATTGAGTTCTTGAAAAggatgtatttttttattccttCCTCCATTATTCTGCAGGTTAAGACCTCAGTTTACATTAAAGCACCGTTATAATCggtgaatctcagtggatcaaaatttatgaatttcatataatttataaaaattgataaaaatttatgaatttataagAATTGATAAACATgcttcatttataaaaataaagtattactccctccgttcttttttagttgtccatttagccaattttatttgtctacaaatagttgtccatttagaaatCCCATGCGATATTAACTACTTATGTTCCAAgtttacccatccctaataaatgactctatgttttaatttaaaaggcatttattaactaatagggctatattagtatttttctttataaattaagacaaaataagCACTACCTTggtatgtgcaatattggctaaatggacaattaaaaaagaacggaggtggTAATTTTTATCTCATGCTAAAAGTTAGAACGAGATTAAAACTTCTTACATTTTACAGATATTAAACTTGTCACAAAAAAAGAGTACTATAtttcaaatcttaaaaaaaaaatcactcaGTTATCGTTACAACGTGAGGTCATCGTCATAAAACAGAGTCATTGCGTTTATCACAAATCTATACTATGTATAAAAGCACGGAGGGGGGGAGGGGGGAACATGCACTTTTACCTAATAACCCTTTctaatttattagttaattagatattttagtaatggcctaattacttaaaaaccacccaccttataacttttttcatttataccatgacctagaaaaattttcaattgtaccctatttttgatttttatgtttcatctttaccctaatgagttgaattgacctattttcttttgaaaaagagtttaaattagtccttcatttttaacctatactctaataaaatgttaatgttaatcatttatgtatcttatttttaatattttcatctttaaattaattaaattatcaaaaaattacttttggggtacaaacgaaacataaaaatcgaaaatagggtacaatcgaaaattttcctaggtcatggtataaatgaaaaaaaattacaaggtgagtggtttttaagtaattaggcctttagtAATTTGCTAATTgtctataattaaattagatatttaactaAAAAGTAGCTATTTTTAAGTAATGTACAATTGttataaattaaactaacaacTTAATCTCTTCCACTACCATTCTAAGGAGAATTTAAAAATTCCAAACTCAAAGCCGACCATAGTGAATGGAAAGTAAATTGTTCTAAGTTGGAAGTTTAAATTCTTGTAAAACTCTACCTTTTATAGTTTAAAACGAATGTTTACCATCATTGTTAAAGTACTCACCTTGTCTACTATATCTTAcaggagagattcttaggtagactcagtctaccacgtcatccgtaaactagcctatcatataatgacacgtcattaaaatgatggcaatcttgtaaatttgtttattacttatttacaattttgaatagtaatattacaagattgccatcattttaatgacgtgttattatgtgataggcttagttcacggatgacgtggtggactgagtctacctaagaatttctctatcTTACAGTATTAGCTAGGCACGAGTCAGGACACTTGACATTAGAGATGATGGAAATAAACGAAAATAATGGGcacttataaaaaatatttttcacaaAACTTGATAATGCATATCTAAAATTTCAAATTGctaaatcaaaatatataaaaacatggTCAGAAATTGCAATTAAACTACAGCTGCaacctaattttaaatgtttttaaataaaatttagattaagattttatgtttttattttcttaaactgcaattttaattatttattataattaatagtcttaaataaactcataaaaatatttcctaattcaacaaaaactctacataatttaatattagttatatgtaaaataaattattataattatgataaataaatgttattgatgttaattaattttaaaaattaaaaattgaaatactatATTTATTTCTAGCGaaaattctaactaatttaatattaattataaataaaacaaattgttataactataataaatttaatatataatttgacgAGTTctattacgagccacgtgcgtagcacgtaatgcaaaactagttaTTATAAATAGGGGTAATTGGTTGTGTTTGTTTTAATAATGCCAACATGTCACGTCACATAAGCAAAAACATTGTTGTTTTTGCATTTGTCGACGACGGTGACCTTTGTTGTAATGAAATGACAATTGagtgatttttttaacttaagaaACACTCATAATAAGAGTCCACAAAATCAAATATACACAAAAAACAACACCGAAAATAcatcaaaaacatcaaaaaacatcaaaaaaaacacttaatatacacctaaaaaacaattataaaacacTCATACAATACAATCAACAAAGTCAACAGTCCAATGGTAAACGATGAGCATACCACGAGTTGAACGTATGTCGATTGTCGTCAACCGGAAACCTTTCCTGCCAAAAATCGGCGACCGATCACCGGACTCCAACGATGTATTTTGATGTACTTTTGgtgtttgttaaattttttgtattatataaataaaaattaaaataaactgaaACTGTTTAAGTGGTTAAGTACaaagtgtaattttttaaattttacaatattttaataaaaaagtttaaaaatatgataaatgatGTATTTTCATCAATtcgaaaattaaaaaagttaaattcatCATTTTTTGTACACAACAGATTGTTGTAATAtgtaaactaaattaatttgaactaataaaataagaaaaggaaaaagaactTACCAAATTGGAGGGGGttaattttaaaagagaaaagatAAGAGAATTACTAAAATTAGATAAATGTTTAGGTAGAttcagtctatcacgtcatctaTAGACTaaacatattatattataacacgtcattaaaa
This region of Mercurialis annua linkage group LG1-X, ddMerAnnu1.2, whole genome shotgun sequence genomic DNA includes:
- the LOC126665351 gene encoding uncharacterized protein At1g01500 produces the protein MEDPYETSSNGDEARNSNLQIVRYSPFQLCTKFSSPWFDLRVFYVRISNFKVDDSTPEFLTLNHIPLSPDTLLEVNGVRCSMNSDGVSSFLRRDRVDKKSEEATFVSTDSVRFTGSVKFEVFDSDDLILSGVLEMCSSNGFIAESNSNTKKWSMNCESDVTAVTGFLKGKHIAGTELPTIEVYVTGCFAGMPIILTKTLQLGYRKKHIRKGMLDAIPEYETTESEKIVSSEQDLQVSEYRSYKPENEEDYGDMYWRRTEYLDGEDGELSWFNAGVRVGVGIGLGICLGLGIGVGLLVRTYQSTSRNFKRRLL